Within the Medicago truncatula cultivar Jemalong A17 chromosome 4, MtrunA17r5.0-ANR, whole genome shotgun sequence genome, the region GTCAAGCTATATAGATTTTGGGAGCAATATGTCTTGGAAATTGCAACCGCCATTAACTTATTTATTCCACTACTTACAGtgcaatatttttctttcttaaatcaCATGGCCACATTAAAAATTTACAATATGAACAAGTAGAGATTCTCATATATAAAGGTGATGGTACATGAGTAAAGAAAACTAAGGCATGAAATATGCAATggcaagataaaaagtaaaaatgtgGCGGAAAATAGGAGATAATTAACATACCATTAGCACTCACTATTGGAATCATATGTGACGCTTTCTACTTGGCTTTGAATTACCATTGCGGCGGTTGCCTTTAGCCATCTTaaacttctttttcaatttcttccCTATTCTACCAACAGGCTTCAAGGAAGTCTTAGTCTGATTTCCATCAGACATCTCCACATcttgaaaattcaaaaacaaataaacacatgctattatattttctttccaaGCAACCAAATGCCaatttgtaattaaaataatataaaattgggatttttcttCAGCAAGACAGTTTTATCATAAAACACGCTGTCTTCATTGGTGTTGTCAATCATGGACAGAAAAAACTGATTTTCTGTCCGCACTGAATTTTTAACAGGAAAAACAAAGGTGTTTTCCccagaaaaaacaaaatcattgccAAAAAAACTCCAACtatgaaattaaagaaaaaaacttgaaaacatagaaaataaaagtactcataataattataacaataGCTTCAAAAGGCTTAGAAGAAAACAGAAATGGGTTTTTAGGGCTCATATCAAGTGTAAATTTTGAAAGATCTGTCACAGTGGGAAAAAACCCAATTCAATTTGAAGGGactaaaagagaaagagaaaaagaaggaaGACGAAGATAGAATCTGAGATACCAAACCAAAGCCCTTTGATGAAAAGGTGTTGGCGGTACCTACAAGTTCCAAGCTTCTTGTTTGTGTTGTTTGTTTTGGAAGggtgaaaaaagtaataatatatcTATCTATGGAATTGGGTATTCCCACTCGAGTCCCCTCTCTTTCTAATCACTGCCCTACTATTTCGGCTAGGCAAAACCACTAAAACACTAAAAGTggagaacaaaggaaaaaacaaaaactcgCTAATATTGCATCActcattttctatttaaaatattggacctgtttggattggcttatttttgagctttttattcataaaattgtcaaggtagtttatgaacaAAAAGCTTacatatttatttgtataagctatttttcataaactaaaaaaataagccaatcGAAATGGGTCCATTGTAAATGTTGTTGATTTCTTGCAACTCTACTATGATATAATTGCAGAATGCAGAATCAATTTCAGTTTGTTAAAATTCCGGTAAACTAAAGAGATAATACCCATGGGGTTGTTGTTGATAGATGAAGTGGAAACTTCCATAGTAGTAGTTGATGGGACGGAAACCTGAAGTTTAGGAGCAGCAAGGGCAGCTTCTTGAGCAGCAAGCTTAGCAGCTTCTTTCTTGTCATAGTAAGGTTCAACAATCTCTCTTCTAATAGCCCTAAGCCTCTTCTCCCTCTTCGATCTCATTGACTTCGCCATTTTTTACTCTTTCAATTTCTACTTCCTGCTTCAATTTCAACAAACAAATCTTTAATATGAATTTGTATAAGATAAAGATGAATAAAATAGAAGAAAGGGGTTGTTAGATTTACCTGGTTAGGGTTTAGCGTCGAAGTGAATGCGAGAACGAAAGAGGCGGATAGCAGAAGGGTTTGTTTATATTGTATTAGTCGAAACCTAAGGGTGTAATTGTCTTTTGTGATCAAAGAATTTTCGTGGGCTTATTAATTTAGTAGATGTGTCAAATTGGGTCTGGATATGTTCACTACCAGTTTTTCTACTACACCCCTCTTTCTATTTACTCGTAAACAGTAATCTAAAGTGTACCCTAGGTGGAATAATGTTTGGTCATACTTTACTTTTCTTTCAATGAATCAGAAGATTAActccaaattaaaaaatataaagtgtACTTTGAGGGTGAAAAAATCAACTATCCTAAAGTTTTGTAGAGTAAAGTATACAACATCAAGGGAtgttttgtttcaagtttaagAATCATATTCATGTGAATAAATGGTTAGGGaataattaaattcatgtttgttTACTACTACTAGattgagaaatattttttatttaagtttcaaatatattttactttttaatgttACTCCATTTTTAAGTATATGTTATATGTATCGATGTTATTTAGTTTGTAACATGTTATTtcacataatataaatataaacatataactTTGAATCAATAAAAACCGCCTcgcaaaaaaatgaattcatccAATCCAAACTGCATTTTTTAAGCTCGTGGAAACAAAACTTTTTCCATGAAAAGTTGTAACGCTTGTGTGTATTTAGGGTAATgaagaggaagagagaagatgaattattttaaatttagttttatactttaaaaataaaattaaaaactacttttttctttcaaaaaagaaataaaaattgaaaagtacattaaaaaaattgtttggatAATTTAGTTCCGCCAGAGGTAATGCTTGGGTCCCTTTGGGAAATGTGGCAACAAGATGTCATGGAACAATATGAACCACAATATTCATACTGATACTACTACTaccttactaaaaaaaaaagggacgCTTGGCCATATCCTGAATTCAGTGGAAATGAGCTCACTGGCACCATATTCTGTTGGGACTTGCCTCACCTCCTTGCAGCCCCAAAAACTTAACCATTTGAATTCACTAACAACAACATGTTCTGTCCAAGTCCAACAACAACCACCAGTTCTTGTACAAAAGGATAATCAATTGAAAAGAAGAGAAGCAATAGGCCTCTCCTTGAGTTTTGGTCTTCTACATTCTTTATTGCAACCAATAATACCCACTGCAACAGCTGCTGAAGCAGTTCCATGTCAATTAACTGTGGCTCCTTCAGGCCTTTCCTATTGTGATAAAGTTGTTGGCTATGGTCCTCAGGCTGTTAAGGGACAGCTCATTAAGGTAACCATGTCACAGTttaatactttcttttttttttttttttttatagaaggcacatatatatattgtaaaaGTAGACTTTATATAACTAATTAAATGAACAACT harbors:
- the LOC25493450 gene encoding uncharacterized protein, giving the protein MAKSMRSKREKRLRAIRREIVEPYYDKKEAAKLAAQEAALAAPKLQVSVPSTTTMEVSTSSINNNPMDVEMSDGNQTKTSLKPVGRIGKKLKKKFKMAKGNRRNGNSKPSRKRHI
- the LOC25493451 gene encoding peptidyl-prolyl cis-trans isomerase FKBP13, chloroplastic is translated as MSSLAPYSVGTCLTSLQPQKLNHLNSLTTTCSVQVQQQPPVLVQKDNQLKRREAIGLSLSFGLLHSLLQPIIPTATAAEAVPCQLTVAPSGLSYCDKVVGYGPQAVKGQLIKAHYVGRLENGKVFDSSYNRGKPLTFRVGVGEVIKGWDVGILGDDGIPPMLTGGKRTLKLPPEFGYGSRGAGCKGGSCVIPPDAVLLFDVEFVSKA